One Candidatus Zymogenaceae bacterium genomic region harbors:
- a CDS encoding ribonuclease HII, giving the protein MLTAYDDQFYSHAITHLAGVDEAGRGPLAGPVVAAAVVLPHSCRIEGLRDSKQLTEKARERYYAEITERALAWSVGMVTPERIDAVNILQASLIAMKEAVLMLSHPFDLVLVDGRFPIPFSERAILQEAVIRGDGLSAHIAAASVVAKVTRDRIMRTYHEEYPHYNFARNKGYPTLEHRTALKRHGPCPIHRRTFSGVRELVDEDEA; this is encoded by the coding sequence ATGCTCACGGCCTACGACGATCAATTCTACTCCCATGCAATCACCCACCTTGCGGGCGTGGATGAAGCCGGCCGGGGTCCCCTGGCGGGGCCGGTGGTGGCCGCGGCTGTGGTTCTTCCCCACTCATGCCGCATCGAGGGCCTGAGGGACTCGAAGCAGCTTACGGAAAAAGCCCGGGAGCGCTACTACGCCGAGATAACGGAGCGGGCCCTGGCATGGTCCGTGGGCATGGTGACGCCGGAGAGAATCGACGCCGTGAACATCCTCCAGGCGTCCCTTATCGCCATGAAGGAGGCGGTGCTGATGCTCTCCCACCCCTTCGACCTGGTTCTGGTGGACGGCCGCTTTCCTATCCCCTTCTCGGAACGGGCGATTCTCCAGGAGGCTGTAATCCGGGGGGACGGGCTCTCGGCCCACATCGCCGCGGCGTCGGTGGTGGCGAAGGTCACCCGGGATCGGATCATGCGTACCTACCACGAAGAATATCCCCACTACAACTTCGCCCGGAACAAGGGCTACCCCACACTGGAGCACCGCACGGCCCTCAAGCGCCACGGCCCCTGTCCCATCCACCGGCGGACCTTCTCCGGCGTCAGGGAGCTTGTCGATGAAGATGAAGCCTGA
- a CDS encoding YraN family protein: MKPDRAGRIGERFARWRLRLMGYRIIETNCRLPGGELDIVAKDGDTLVFVEVKTAASSEFGRPEEWVDARKQKRLGRLATAYLVRQGNMDIPCRFDVVAVSLEGKLPRIRVIRNAFELEGG, translated from the coding sequence ATGAAGCCTGATCGGGCGGGACGGATCGGGGAGCGGTTCGCCCGGTGGCGGCTCCGGCTGATGGGATATCGGATTATCGAGACCAACTGCCGACTGCCCGGGGGGGAGCTGGACATCGTCGCGAAAGACGGGGACACCCTGGTGTTCGTGGAGGTCAAGACCGCCGCGTCGAGTGAATTCGGCCGGCCCGAGGAGTGGGTGGACGCGAGGAAGCAAAAGAGGCTGGGGCGACTGGCGACGGCCTACCTGGTACGGCAGGGGAATATGGACATCCCCTGCCGGTTCGACGTGGTGGCGGTGAGCCTTGAGGGAAAGCTCCCCCGAATCAGGGTGATCCGGAACGCTTTCGAGCTGGAGGGTGGGTGA
- a CDS encoding DUF523 domain-containing protein — MRYLRNSPRSTPPPRFSVTDPILVSACLLGVACRYDGKSKPSPKVISFLEGKTYIAVCPEEAGGLPTPRPPCVLTGGDGQDVIGGSAVLVDSEGADRTAAYIAGAHAALAHAENAGATMAILKEKSPSCGTHRITVEKGSGPEETRGMGVTAALLASHGVLVISDEEM, encoded by the coding sequence ATGCGGTACCTGCGGAATTCGCCGCGATCAACCCCCCCGCCGAGATTCTCGGTGACTGATCCCATCCTCGTCAGCGCATGCCTTCTGGGCGTGGCCTGTCGTTACGACGGGAAATCCAAACCCTCGCCGAAGGTCATCTCGTTCCTCGAGGGGAAAACCTACATCGCCGTCTGCCCCGAGGAGGCCGGGGGGCTTCCCACCCCCAGGCCGCCGTGCGTGCTGACGGGGGGTGACGGGCAAGACGTCATCGGCGGCTCTGCGGTGCTGGTGGATTCGGAAGGCGCAGACCGGACCGCCGCATACATAGCCGGAGCCCACGCCGCGCTGGCCCACGCCGAAAACGCCGGAGCGACGATGGCGATCCTGAAGGAAAAAAGCCCCTCCTGCGGCACACACCGGATTACGGTGGAGAAAGGAAGCGGCCCCGAGGAGACCCGGGGCATGGGGGTGACAGCGGCGCTGCTGGCGTCCCACGGCGTCCTTGTCATCTCGGACGAGGAGATGTGA
- a CDS encoding phosphoribosylglycinamide formyltransferase, which produces MLNLAVFISGSGTNLQSIIDGTENGTIDARVALVLSNEPDAYGLVRAKNHNIPAVAVNHRDYATREDFENAIIDALSSGPVDLICLAGFMRVLTPHFLRRYPQKIINIHPALLPSFPGTQGQQDAFDYGVRFTGCTVHFVDDGVDTGPIIIQAVVPVMPDDTKDTLQKRILAQEHIIYPQAIQYIAQGRVGIVGRKVVVRDAVPAEFAAINPPAEILGD; this is translated from the coding sequence ATGCTCAACCTCGCGGTTTTCATTTCCGGCAGCGGCACCAACCTCCAGTCCATCATCGACGGCACCGAAAACGGCACGATAGACGCCAGGGTCGCCCTCGTCCTCTCCAACGAGCCGGACGCCTACGGGCTGGTCCGGGCGAAAAACCACAATATCCCGGCGGTGGCGGTGAACCACCGGGATTACGCAACACGGGAGGACTTCGAAAACGCCATCATCGACGCCCTTTCTTCCGGCCCGGTGGACCTGATATGCCTGGCCGGGTTCATGCGGGTGCTCACGCCCCATTTCTTGCGCCGCTATCCCCAGAAGATCATCAACATCCACCCGGCGCTGCTGCCGTCGTTTCCCGGCACCCAGGGGCAGCAGGACGCCTTCGACTACGGCGTGAGGTTCACCGGCTGCACCGTCCACTTCGTGGACGACGGCGTGGATACCGGCCCGATCATCATCCAGGCGGTAGTGCCGGTGATGCCGGACGACACCAAGGACACCCTCCAGAAGCGCATCCTGGCCCAGGAGCACATCATCTACCCCCAGGCCATCCAGTATATTGCCCAGGGGCGGGTGGGGATAGTCGGGCGTAAGGTCGTCGTCAGGGATGCGGTACCTGCGGAATTCGCCGCGATCAACCCCCCCGCCGAGATTCTCGGTGACTGA
- a CDS encoding phosphoribosylformylglycinamidine cyclo-ligase — translation MGITYKDSGVDIDSADRFIERIKKEIASTRTDGVVGDIGGFGGFFRPGLSGMKDPILVSSTDGVGTKLLIAQMTGKHDTVGIDLVAMVVNDIAVSGAVPLFFLDYIATGKLDEGVLADVVSGIAAGCREAGCALIGGETAEMPGFYPDGKYDLAGFGVGLVDRPRIIDGSKISPGDVIVGIRSSGLHSNGYSLARKVVFDILGLTVDDTLPGMNRTAGEELLSPTRIYVKALSVLTDTVEVSALAHITGGGLIDNIRRLLPPGVRAEIRTDTWEAPPIFQVLKDAGKIEHREMFRTFNNGIGMAVILPAEKKDAAMEALATAGEKPVLIGEIAPTDDDPDVILTP, via the coding sequence ATGGGCATTACCTACAAGGACTCCGGCGTCGATATCGACTCGGCGGACCGGTTTATCGAGAGAATCAAAAAGGAAATCGCATCCACCAGAACCGACGGCGTAGTGGGGGATATCGGCGGCTTCGGGGGCTTCTTTCGGCCCGGCCTTTCCGGCATGAAGGACCCGATCCTCGTCTCCTCCACCGACGGCGTGGGGACGAAGCTCCTCATCGCCCAGATGACCGGAAAGCACGACACGGTAGGCATCGACCTTGTGGCGATGGTGGTCAATGACATCGCGGTGTCCGGGGCCGTGCCGCTCTTTTTCCTGGACTACATCGCCACCGGAAAGCTGGACGAGGGGGTGCTTGCAGATGTGGTCTCCGGCATCGCCGCGGGCTGCCGGGAGGCGGGATGCGCCCTGATCGGCGGGGAGACCGCCGAGATGCCCGGCTTTTACCCGGACGGGAAATACGACCTGGCGGGCTTCGGCGTGGGGCTGGTGGACCGTCCGCGCATCATCGACGGGTCGAAGATTTCCCCCGGCGACGTCATCGTGGGGATTCGCTCGTCGGGGCTTCACAGCAACGGCTATTCCCTGGCCCGAAAGGTCGTGTTCGACATCCTCGGACTCACAGTCGATGACACCCTCCCCGGAATGAACCGCACCGCCGGGGAGGAGCTGCTTTCGCCGACCCGCATCTACGTGAAGGCGCTTTCTGTTCTCACCGATACCGTAGAGGTCTCGGCCCTGGCCCATATCACCGGCGGCGGCCTGATCGACAACATCAGGCGGCTTCTCCCCCCGGGCGTCCGGGCGGAAATACGCACGGACACCTGGGAGGCGCCCCCGATCTTTCAGGTTTTGAAGGACGCGGGGAAGATCGAGCATCGGGAGATGTTCCGCACCTTCAACAACGGCATCGGCATGGCGGTAATCCTCCCTGCGGAAAAAAAGGATGCGGCGATGGAGGCGCTTGCTACGGCCGGGGAAAAACCGGTCCTCATCGGCGAGATCGCACCGACCGACGACGATCCGGACGTAATCCTGACCCCCTAA
- a CDS encoding TIGR00300 family protein, which yields MPENVIELEGHIIDSLILPRVLTAVMEMGGNFDVETFTMGKRKDETSFARIRIHAEDDATLNGILEAVRDLGAVLADVGEVRWEEAPADGVFPEGFYSTTNLKTELYTNGGWLEVKWPEMDCAVRISEDGKSAETVTFSGVKKGDRIVVGHQGVRVHPLERSRERELFEFMSSGVSSEKPKGQLIARIADEMKELKKKGGKILVVAGPAVIHTGAGPYLSRMIADGFVDVLFAGNALAVHDIEYALFGTSLGIYLDRGVPAAGGHEHHIRAVNAVRRAGGIKKAVETGILTSGVMHAAVTVGIPFVLAGSIRDDGPLPDVITDSQEAQEAMRAHARGVDMALMIATTLHAVATGNMLPASVRTIAVDINPAVVTKLGDRGSFQTLGLVTDTESFLRELASGLSK from the coding sequence ATGCCTGAAAACGTCATAGAACTCGAGGGACATATCATCGACTCCCTCATCCTTCCCCGGGTGCTCACAGCCGTCATGGAGATGGGCGGGAATTTCGACGTCGAGACCTTCACCATGGGAAAGCGAAAGGACGAGACGAGCTTCGCCCGCATCCGCATACACGCCGAGGACGACGCCACCCTCAACGGCATCCTGGAGGCGGTCCGGGATTTGGGGGCGGTGCTGGCGGACGTGGGCGAGGTTCGGTGGGAGGAGGCACCGGCGGACGGGGTCTTTCCCGAGGGGTTTTACTCCACGACAAACCTGAAGACGGAGCTGTACACGAACGGCGGGTGGCTGGAGGTGAAGTGGCCGGAGATGGACTGCGCCGTCAGGATATCGGAAGACGGCAAGAGTGCTGAGACGGTCACCTTCTCCGGCGTAAAGAAGGGGGATCGCATCGTCGTGGGGCACCAGGGCGTCCGGGTGCACCCGCTGGAGCGGTCCCGGGAGCGGGAGCTGTTCGAGTTCATGAGCTCAGGGGTGTCTTCCGAAAAGCCGAAGGGACAGCTCATCGCCCGGATCGCGGACGAGATGAAGGAGCTGAAAAAGAAGGGCGGGAAGATTCTCGTGGTGGCGGGGCCGGCGGTGATCCACACCGGGGCGGGACCGTACCTCTCCCGGATGATAGCGGACGGCTTCGTGGATGTGCTGTTTGCCGGGAACGCCCTGGCGGTGCACGATATCGAGTATGCCCTCTTCGGCACGTCTTTGGGGATATATCTCGACCGGGGCGTCCCCGCCGCCGGGGGGCACGAGCACCACATCCGGGCCGTCAACGCCGTTCGCCGGGCCGGGGGCATCAAAAAGGCCGTTGAAACGGGGATTCTCACCTCAGGCGTGATGCACGCCGCCGTGACGGTCGGGATTCCCTTCGTCCTCGCTGGCTCCATTCGGGACGACGGCCCCCTGCCGGACGTCATCACCGATTCACAAGAGGCCCAGGAGGCCATGCGCGCGCACGCCCGGGGTGTGGACATGGCTCTGATGATCGCCACGACGCTGCACGCCGTTGCCACCGGGAACATGCTCCCGGCGTCCGTGCGGACGATCGCCGTGGATATCAACCCGGCGGTGGTCACAAAGCTGGGGGATCGGGGGTCGTTCCAGACCCTGGGACTCGTGACCGATACCGAGTCGTTTTTGCGGGAGCTGGCCTCCGGACTTTCGAAATAG
- a CDS encoding DegT/DnrJ/EryC1/StrS family aminotransferase, with the protein MIDLRSDTFTKPTDGMRKAMYEAEVGDDVFFEDPTVNRLQERVAELLGKKKAIWVASGTMGNLLSVKALTLPGDEIILEADSHIVYYEGGGTAVLCGVQMRMIPGERGVITPMQVEHAVRATGNAHFPRTSLVCIENTHNRMNGAIQPLSDIEGIRKVCDEKGLSMHMDGARLLNASVASGIAASEYSKYFDTVTICFSKGLGAPMGSMIAGDEETISTVHRFRKLVGGGQRQVGIVAAAALYALDHHVERLAEDHENARLLALALADMPGVAIDPDDIDTNIVYFDVADTGMTALDVVVEMNEKGVMMLPLGEMSVRCVTHLGLDRKDIEKAIRAFSEVFGR; encoded by the coding sequence ATGATTGACTTGAGAAGCGATACCTTCACAAAGCCCACCGACGGCATGCGAAAGGCGATGTACGAGGCCGAAGTGGGCGACGACGTCTTTTTTGAGGATCCGACGGTCAACCGGCTCCAGGAGCGGGTGGCCGAGCTTTTAGGAAAGAAAAAGGCCATCTGGGTGGCGTCCGGCACCATGGGAAACCTCCTTTCTGTCAAGGCGCTGACCCTGCCGGGGGACGAGATCATCCTGGAGGCGGACAGCCATATCGTCTATTACGAGGGAGGCGGCACGGCGGTGCTCTGCGGCGTGCAGATGCGGATGATACCGGGCGAGCGGGGGGTGATAACACCGATGCAGGTGGAACACGCCGTCCGGGCCACCGGAAACGCCCACTTTCCCCGGACGTCGCTCGTCTGCATAGAAAACACCCACAACCGCATGAACGGCGCCATCCAGCCCTTGAGCGACATCGAGGGCATCAGGAAGGTCTGCGACGAGAAGGGGCTTTCGATGCACATGGACGGCGCGCGGCTCTTGAACGCGTCGGTGGCGTCGGGGATTGCGGCGTCCGAATACTCGAAGTATTTCGATACCGTGACCATCTGCTTTTCCAAGGGGCTGGGTGCGCCGATGGGATCGATGATAGCCGGAGACGAGGAGACGATTTCCACCGTCCACCGCTTTCGAAAGCTCGTGGGAGGCGGCCAGCGGCAGGTGGGGATTGTGGCGGCGGCGGCCCTCTATGCCCTGGATCATCACGTGGAACGGCTTGCCGAAGACCACGAAAACGCCCGCCTTTTGGCCCTGGCCCTGGCGGACATGCCGGGGGTGGCCATCGATCCTGACGACATCGACACGAACATCGTCTATTTCGACGTCGCCGATACCGGCATGACCGCCCTTGACGTGGTGGTGGAGATGAACGAGAAAGGCGTGATGATGCTTCCCCTGGGGGAGATGAGCGTGCGGTGCGTCACCCACCTGGGGTTGGATAGGAAGGACATCGAGAAAGCCATACGCGCATTCTCCGAAGTATTCGGAAGGTAG
- a CDS encoding methyltransferase, whose product MITLNDTTAYHRGDQASLGWEQTISESLKDTSSPYMTALKNRYAYSDVIVELLESKGVLKQGARILEVGGGYGSLARGILERRGDVSVTLLDISPSFQERQREALSSFGDRVEFILADIFDVLEKAHGRRGLGGAFDIVVANEIVGDFPALLDVDRDLLMTYLEDDDSREKVRGDRRTLMDEAVDYISSLDLLLDDIPEKINLPIGAVRFVREVFRLAPVLFLAEHSSDYDIPEAYRGLFREERPHRWPREVLLFGHTEVAVAFRHLKRAIQNEGGNVIGGSLMELLNVRNDDGIRGILLSGSIATETHELLCEFINHVKEYQWVLARG is encoded by the coding sequence ATGATCACTCTGAACGACACCACCGCCTACCACCGGGGCGATCAGGCCAGCCTGGGGTGGGAGCAGACCATCTCGGAAAGCCTGAAGGATACATCTTCCCCCTACATGACGGCCCTGAAAAACAGGTACGCCTATTCAGACGTCATCGTGGAGTTGCTTGAGAGTAAAGGCGTTTTGAAACAAGGCGCCCGCATCCTGGAGGTGGGGGGCGGCTACGGGTCGCTCGCCCGGGGAATACTGGAGCGGCGGGGGGACGTCTCCGTCACCCTGCTGGACATCAGCCCGTCCTTCCAGGAGCGGCAAAGGGAGGCGCTTTCCTCATTCGGCGACCGCGTGGAATTCATACTGGCGGATATCTTCGACGTGCTGGAAAAGGCGCACGGGAGGAGGGGGCTTGGGGGAGCCTTCGACATCGTGGTGGCCAACGAGATCGTGGGGGACTTCCCGGCGCTTCTCGACGTGGACCGTGACCTGCTTATGACCTACCTGGAGGACGACGATTCCAGAGAGAAGGTACGGGGCGACCGGCGGACGCTGATGGATGAGGCGGTTGATTACATCTCGAGCCTCGACCTGTTGCTTGACGACATCCCGGAGAAAATCAACCTGCCGATCGGGGCGGTGCGGTTTGTCCGGGAGGTGTTTCGCCTCGCGCCGGTGCTGTTTCTGGCGGAGCATTCCTCGGACTATGACATACCCGAAGCCTACCGGGGGCTCTTCCGGGAGGAGCGTCCCCACCGCTGGCCGAGAGAGGTCCTTCTCTTCGGCCACACCGAGGTAGCCGTGGCGTTCAGGCATCTGAAACGGGCGATCCAGAACGAGGGGGGAAACGTCATCGGGGGGAGCCTGATGGAGCTTCTCAACGTCAGGAACGACGACGGCATTCGGGGGATACTCCTCTCCGGCTCCATCGCCACTGAGACCCACGAGCTGTTGTGCGAGTTCATCAATCACGTGAAGGAGTACCAGTGGGTGCTGGCGAGGGGGTGA
- a CDS encoding tetratricopeptide repeat protein: MSAKRKAVILVFLSFSLLTFSSCFQGPSAMEGRGWASMDMGEFEEAVGFFDTAIEKWSEDKYDYCPPYCGKAIAYTYLGRWEEVIPVCDELISMECGMLFGWPKTIDAWPYIRKGIAHLNLGDLDAAMADFDAALGVPTATDIERYEAHVGRGHVLFETGEYEACVKELSLAVAVGFPFETIINKQDYTYYCYYYEKDAYILRGEAFEKMGMKDEAMDDYKRAGETGTQ, encoded by the coding sequence ATGAGCGCGAAGAGAAAAGCCGTCATCCTTGTGTTTCTTTCCTTCTCTCTATTGACTTTTTCATCCTGTTTTCAGGGACCGTCGGCGATGGAGGGGCGGGGGTGGGCCTCCATGGACATGGGGGAATTTGAAGAGGCGGTCGGGTTTTTCGACACCGCGATCGAGAAATGGTCCGAGGACAAATATGACTACTGCCCGCCGTACTGCGGCAAGGCGATCGCGTATACATACCTGGGAAGGTGGGAGGAGGTCATCCCGGTGTGTGACGAGCTCATCTCTATGGAATGCGGGATGCTGTTCGGGTGGCCCAAGACGATCGACGCCTGGCCGTACATCAGGAAAGGCATCGCGCATCTCAACCTCGGTGATCTCGACGCGGCCATGGCCGATTTCGACGCCGCCCTCGGTGTTCCCACCGCCACGGATATTGAGCGGTACGAGGCCCACGTGGGGAGGGGACACGTCCTCTTTGAGACCGGGGAGTACGAAGCGTGCGTGAAAGAGCTTTCGCTGGCCGTCGCCGTCGGCTTCCCGTTTGAAACCATCATCAACAAGCAGGACTACACCTATTACTGCTACTATTATGAGAAGGACGCCTATATCCTGAGGGGCGAGGCGTTCGAAAAAATGGGGATGAAAGACGAGGCGATGGACGACTACAAAAGGGCGGGAGAAACGGGGACGCAGTAG
- a CDS encoding cation:proton antiporter, translating into MEIPLFNDILIIFGISIAVLFICHRLRIPYILGYLVTGALIGPFALGLISSYREVKMLSEIGIVLLLFSLGIEFSMKNLLRIGKNTVIGGTLQVVSTILVVCVVFLFMGTPVNESVFLGFLAALSSTAIVLKILQDKAELETPNGQLSVGILIFQDIVIVLMILIVPLLAGTEQNITRALLIFAAKSIGVILFILFGGQWIINRLLYYVTRTQSKELFFLVNIVICFSIAWLTYTFGLSLAFGAFLAGLVISNSEYSQQVLNDVLPFRVIFSSFFFISIGMMLDVSYFLNHSILVLTAFASIVVIKILLISASILILGYPLRVALLVGFTICQVGEFSFLLLDIGGGYNLIPDGVYQLFLNVAILTMFATPFFMNIAPVTSDVLEKLRIPKAFREGLYGSMPIDSGLKVPQLRDHVIVIGFGINGRNVARSSKAQGIPYLIVEMNPDTVRSEQKEGEPILYGDATQEAVLRRAGIERAKVLVCVIYDPAATRRIIAMSRSLNKNVHIIARTRFISEMVPLHELGADEVIPEEFETSIEIFSRVLNRFDIPDYEIDRMVDEIRTNGYRFYRSLFGKEGRFADNAKCIPGSAICVYDIGERSGLIERTLNEIKPIRNHDIDVLMIRRGDRRIMEPDGDTLLEKGDRLILQGSAESVSKIGAVLEDDSD; encoded by the coding sequence ATGGAAATACCCCTCTTCAATGACATATTAATTATCTTCGGCATATCGATCGCCGTCCTCTTCATCTGCCACAGGTTGAGAATTCCGTATATCCTCGGATACCTCGTGACGGGCGCGCTGATAGGCCCCTTCGCCCTGGGGCTCATTTCCAGCTACAGGGAAGTGAAGATGCTCTCCGAGATCGGCATCGTCCTGCTCCTGTTCAGCCTCGGGATCGAGTTCTCCATGAAGAACCTCCTGAGGATCGGGAAGAACACCGTCATCGGGGGGACCCTCCAGGTCGTATCGACGATTCTCGTCGTCTGTGTCGTTTTTCTTTTCATGGGCACGCCCGTAAACGAATCGGTCTTTCTGGGGTTCCTCGCTGCACTCAGCAGCACCGCCATCGTGCTCAAGATACTCCAGGACAAGGCGGAGCTCGAAACCCCCAACGGACAGTTGTCGGTCGGTATCCTGATATTCCAGGATATCGTCATCGTGCTGATGATCCTGATCGTTCCGTTGCTGGCGGGCACGGAACAAAATATCACGCGCGCCCTGTTGATATTCGCCGCCAAATCGATCGGCGTCATCCTGTTCATCCTTTTCGGCGGGCAGTGGATCATCAACCGCCTCCTGTATTATGTGACGCGAACACAGAGCAAGGAGCTGTTCTTCCTCGTCAATATCGTCATCTGTTTTTCCATCGCCTGGCTGACGTACACCTTCGGGCTGTCCCTCGCCTTCGGGGCCTTCCTTGCCGGGTTGGTCATCTCGAATTCCGAGTACAGTCAGCAGGTGCTCAATGACGTGCTCCCGTTTCGCGTCATCTTTTCGAGCTTCTTTTTCATCTCGATCGGGATGATGCTTGATGTCAGCTATTTTCTGAATCATTCGATTCTCGTGCTCACGGCGTTCGCGTCTATCGTGGTGATCAAGATACTGCTGATAAGCGCGTCCATCCTGATTCTGGGCTATCCACTGCGGGTGGCGCTGCTCGTGGGGTTCACGATCTGTCAGGTAGGCGAGTTTTCGTTTCTTCTTCTTGATATCGGCGGCGGTTACAACCTGATACCGGACGGGGTGTACCAACTGTTTCTTAACGTGGCGATCCTGACCATGTTTGCGACCCCGTTCTTCATGAACATCGCGCCGGTGACGTCCGATGTGCTGGAGAAACTCCGCATACCGAAAGCGTTTCGAGAGGGCCTCTACGGCTCGATGCCGATTGATTCGGGACTGAAGGTCCCGCAATTGAGGGACCATGTCATTGTCATCGGGTTCGGGATAAACGGCAGGAACGTCGCGCGCTCGTCCAAGGCGCAGGGGATACCGTATCTGATCGTGGAGATGAATCCCGACACGGTCCGAAGCGAACAGAAAGAAGGGGAGCCCATTCTCTATGGTGACGCGACCCAGGAGGCGGTGTTACGAAGGGCGGGGATCGAACGGGCAAAAGTGCTTGTGTGCGTGATTTACGATCCCGCCGCCACAAGAAGAATCATAGCCATGAGCAGGTCGTTGAATAAAAACGTTCACATTATCGCCCGAACCAGATTTATCAGCGAGATGGTTCCACTGCATGAACTCGGCGCCGACGAGGTCATCCCTGAGGAATTCGAAACGTCGATAGAAATTTTTTCCCGCGTACTCAACCGATTCGACATCCCGGATTATGAAATAGACCGGATGGTCGATGAGATCAGGACGAATGGATACCGGTTCTATCGCTCCCTATTCGGCAAGGAAGGTCGGTTTGCCGATAACGCGAAATGTATTCCGGGAAGCGCCATTTGCGTGTATGATATCGGAGAGAGGTCGGGACTCATTGAGAGAACGTTGAATGAGATAAAACCGATACGGAACCACGATATTGATGTCCTGATGATACGGAGGGGAGATAGGAGGATAATGGAGCCCGACGGCGACACGTTACTCGAAAAGGGTGACAGGCTCATACTTCAGGGGTCCGCGGAGTCTGTATCGAAAATAGGAGCCGTCCTTGAGGACGATTCCGATTAA
- a CDS encoding AraC family transcriptional regulator codes for MDDQSRYHRDEYIARINRVIDYIEKHIDTELTLKKLSDVANFSSFHFHRIFRALVGETLNAYIRRVRIERAASQLIHNPGKTITEIALDCGFSGSASFARAFREYYGMSASEWRLIGNLENSKNGIQDRKNRKTKSKLGNDMKITSGYGGVYSHTNTWRIKMQNRKDVTIEVKNMPEFHVAYVRHIGPYAGNPELFEGLFAKLMAWAGPRDLLQFPETRVICAYHDDPEITEEEKLRTSACITVPKDTPVDGEVGYMTIPGGKFAVGRFELAQDEYEDAWKLVFGAWLPESGYQPDDRLFYELYHNDPKDHPENKCVVDICVPIRPL; via the coding sequence ATGGACGATCAATCGCGCTACCACCGGGATGAGTACATCGCCCGGATTAACCGCGTCATCGACTATATCGAAAAACATATAGACACGGAACTCACCCTGAAGAAGCTTTCCGACGTCGCTAATTTTTCGAGCTTTCATTTCCACCGGATTTTCCGCGCCCTGGTGGGTGAAACCCTCAATGCCTACATCCGGCGGGTAAGGATCGAGCGGGCGGCAAGCCAGCTCATCCATAATCCCGGAAAGACCATCACCGAGATCGCCCTGGACTGCGGCTTTTCCGGGTCGGCGTCCTTCGCCCGGGCCTTCAGGGAATATTACGGCATGAGCGCCAGCGAGTGGCGTTTGATCGGGAATCTGGAAAACAGCAAGAACGGTATACAGGATCGCAAGAATCGCAAAACGAAAAGCAAGCTCGGTAACGATATGAAGATAACCTCCGGGTATGGTGGGGTGTATTCACACACCAACACATGGAGGATTAAGATGCAAAACAGAAAAGACGTCACCATCGAGGTGAAGAACATGCCGGAGTTTCACGTCGCGTATGTCCGCCACATCGGTCCCTACGCGGGAAACCCCGAGCTGTTCGAGGGCCTCTTTGCGAAGCTGATGGCCTGGGCGGGCCCCCGGGACCTGCTGCAGTTCCCCGAAACCCGGGTGATCTGTGCATATCACGATGATCCCGAGATCACCGAGGAGGAAAAGCTCCGGACGAGCGCGTGCATCACCGTTCCGAAGGACACCCCCGTCGACGGGGAGGTGGGGTATATGACCATCCCCGGCGGCAAATTCGCCGTCGGGCGGTTCGAGCTCGCTCAGGACGAATACGAGGATGCGTGGAAGCTGGTCTTCGGTGCGTGGCTTCCGGAAAGCGGCTATCAGCCGGATGACCGCCTCTTCTACGAGCTCTATCACAACGACCCGAAGGATCACCCGGAAAACAAGTGCGTCGTTGATATCTGCGTGCCGATCAGGCCCCTGTAA